In Deltaproteobacteria bacterium, the following are encoded in one genomic region:
- a CDS encoding HAD family hydrolase — MIEAIIFDFGQTLVDEAEGFRQAEKEVEKLIFSSLGLDSPEEFLKVYRDLRREFRDRYESSRVSLWQAVFEHYGKPIAMSTLREWEDAYWATVKGKARPFPEAEPVLRDLACRYRLGIVTNTQAQEGGGKHRVLEFPGLKEYFQVTIVAGESGIPAKPNPAPFVNCLKALGVDASHAVYVGDDWDIDICGARNARIEPIWIQHWSVRRSWQPGDGSVRIITSLWPLLGTGLIGASRSRGHRPWG; from the coding sequence ATGATCGAGGCGATTATCTTTGACTTCGGCCAGACTCTGGTGGACGAAGCCGAGGGGTTCCGGCAGGCGGAAAAAGAGGTTGAAAAGCTGATTTTTTCAAGCCTGGGACTCGACTCGCCCGAGGAATTCCTCAAGGTCTACCGGGACCTAAGAAGGGAGTTCCGTGACCGGTATGAGTCTTCGAGGGTCTCCCTGTGGCAGGCGGTGTTTGAGCATTACGGGAAACCGATTGCAATGAGCACGCTCCGAGAATGGGAGGACGCCTATTGGGCGACGGTGAAAGGGAAGGCAAGGCCCTTTCCGGAAGCCGAACCGGTTCTGAGAGATCTTGCTTGCCGGTATCGGTTGGGAATCGTCACCAACACGCAGGCCCAGGAGGGGGGCGGGAAACACCGTGTGCTGGAGTTCCCCGGTCTCAAGGAGTACTTCCAGGTTACGATCGTGGCCGGTGAGTCCGGAATTCCGGCAAAACCAAACCCAGCTCCCTTTGTGAATTGTCTGAAAGCGCTCGGGGTTGATGCGTCGCATGCGGTCTACGTAGGCGATGACTGGGATATCGATATCTGCGGCGCTCGTAACGCACGAATCGAGCCCATCTGGATTCAGCATTGGTCGGTTCGGCGTTCCTGGCAGCCTGGTGACGGCTCTGTCCGGATAATCACCTCTCTATGGCCCTTGCTGGGGACAGGGCTCATCGGGGCCTCAAGAAGCCGGGGGCATCGGCCATGGGGATAA